The Tropicibacter oceani DNA segment ATGACGGGCGGCGACGGTCTGACCATTGAGATTTGCGCCGATGGCGCGGTCAAGACCGTCAGCATCGGTGCCGATGGCACGCCTGTCGATCCGGGCGCCGAATGCCATGACTGCCTGGCCTGTTGCCAGTCGCCCGATGCCGTGGCGCCGGCGCGGGTGGCCGCCGATCCTGATCTGGCGGCGCGCGCGGTCCCTGCCGGCTTTGCCCTGCGTCACGATCCCTTTGTTCGAAACCCTGTTACACGCCCCTTGCCGCGCGGCCCCCCGGCCATTGCGGACCTGCATACGACCGCACCGGAGATGATCCGGACACAGCGCAATGGCATCAGCCTTGCCATGCGCGGCAATGGGCGACCTGACCTCAAGGACGCCGTTGCATGACGACCCTTCGCTCATTCCTGAAAACCCTGACCTTTCTGACCGTGCTGGTGCTGTTCGGCCTGCCCGCGGCGGCGCAATCGGTGCTGTCCAACCTTCTGCCCGACGTGCAGATCACCGAGGTGGTCGAAGGCGCCGACAGCTTTGGCGCGCTCCACCCCGATGTTCCGGCGGTCGAGGTCCTGGGGAACGGGCAGCGCATCGGCTGGGCCTTCATCACCTCTGATTTCGTGTCCACGACCGGCTATTCCGGCAAACCCATCCACACGCTGGTGGTGGTCGATGACGCCGCGCAGGTGATCGGGGTCGAGCTGGTCAAACACTCGGAGCCGATCGTATTGATCGGCATCCCTGATGCCAAGGTCAAGGCGCTGGTGGCCAACTACCGCGGGCTTGACCTGGTGGCCGAGGCGGAAACGGGCGGCACCGCCCATGCGCTGGACATCATTTCCGGCGCCACCGTGACGATCATGGTGATCGACGATTCCATCATCCGCGCCGGGCTGAAGGTCGCGCGGCAGTTGGGCCTGGGCGGTCTGGCGGTCGAGGCCCCGGACGCAGGCCCAAGGTTCGAGATCGACCCCGAAGCCGAGATTGCAGACGACTGGATGACGCTGGAAGGCGACGGCACCCTGCGGCGTCTGTCGCTGGACGTCGGGCAGGTCAACGCCGCCTTTGCCGCGATGGACGATCCGCGCGCCGGCCAGCGTGCCCTGACCGAAGCGCCCGAAACCACCTTTGTCGAAATGCAGGCGACGCTGGTGTCGCATCCGGCCATCGCCCGTGTCGTGCTGGGACAGGCCGAGGCCGACAACCTGGCCAACTGGCTGGAAGAGGGCGACCACGCGGTGGCGGTCTTTGGGCGCGGGCTGTATTCCTTCAAGGGGTCGGGCTATGTGCGCGGCGGCATCTTTGACCGGATCGTGCTGATCCAGGACGATGTCTCGGTGCGGTTCCGCGACCGGATGCACAAACGGATCAACACCATCGCCGCCGAGGGCGCGCCGGTGTTCAACGAATCCGACCTGTTCAAGATCCCGGCGGACAGCGGCTTTGACCCGACGCAGCCCTTCCGCATCCAGCTGCTGGTCCAGCGCGAGGTCGGCGCGATCGAAAAGGTCTTTACCACCTTCGACCTGGGCTATCAGCTGCCTTCCCAATACCTGCGCGCGGTCGCGCCGCCGGCGTCTGCCGCGGTTCCCGACAGCGTGGCCGAGGTTACATCGCAAACCGAAGCGGACGCGCATCAGGCGCTGTGGAAGCGCATCTGGGCGGGCAAGACGCTGGAAATCGGCGTGCTGGCGGTGATGCTGACCGTGCTGACAGCCGTGTTCTTTTTCCAGGGCTTCGCCACCCGCAACGCCCGCGCCTTTCACTGGTTCCGCATCGGATACCTGACGGTGACGCTGGTGTTCCTGGGCTGGTACGCCAACGCGCAACTGTCGGTGGTCAACCTGATGGCGCTGTTCGGATCGCTGGTGTCGGGGTTCAGCTGGCAGGCCTTTTTGCTGGATCCGCTGACCTTCATCTTGTGGTTCGCGGTGGCGGCGGCGCTGCTGTTCTGGGGGCGGGGGGCCTATTGCGGCTGGCTGTGCCCGTTCGGTGCGCTGCAGGAACTGCTGAACCGCGTGGCCAAGGCGCTGCACATTCCGCAATGGACCTTGCCTTGGGGCCTGCATGAACGGTTGTGGCCGCTCAAGTACATGATCTTTCTGGGGCTTTTCGGGGTGTCGCTGACCAGTATCGAACAGGCCGAAAGACTGGCCGAGGTCGAACCCTTCAAGACCGCGATCATCCTGAACTTTGTCCGCGCCTGGCCTTTCGTGGCCTATGCGGCGGCGCTTCTGATCGCCGGTCTGTTCGTGGAACGGTTCTTTTGCCGCTACCTTTGCCCGCTGGGCGCGGCGCTGGCGATCCCTGCGCGGCTGCGCATGTTCGACTGGCTCAAGCGGTATCACGAATGCGGCAACCCCTGCCAAAGCTGCGCCCATGAATGCCCGGTGCAGTCCATCCATCCGACCGGCGAGATCAACCCGAACGAATGCATCAACTGTCTGCATTGTCAGGTGCTCTACCAGTCCGAAACCACCTGTCCGGTGGTCATCAAGAAGGTGAGGCGGCGCGCCAAGGTTGGCGCTGCGCCTGATCTGTCCCGCGATCTCTCGGGGCACCCCAACGTCACCAAATCCCAATAACCGCAACCTGAAAGGATGTATCATGTCTGAGGGAACGAAACTGCCAATCACACGCAGGGGCCTGCTGGGCGCCACTGCCGGGGGCGCGGCGCTGGCCGGGGCCTTTGGCAGCCGCGCGATGCTGACCGGAACCGCCGTTGTCGGGGCCGCGACCCTGGCCGGAACCACCAGCGCGCGCGCCGCAACCGGGGCCGAGGTCGGCCCGGGTCAGCTGGACGAATACTATGGCTTCTGGTCCTCGGGCCAGGCCGGCGAAATGCGCATCCTTGGCGTTCCGTCGATGCGCGAATTGATGCGCGTGCCGGTGTTCAACATCTGCTCGGCCACCGGCTGGGGGATCACCAACGAATCCAAGAAGATCCTGACCGAAGGCCTGACCGAAAAGACCAAGGCCTATCTGGCCGCCAACGGGCTGGAATTCCCGCGCAACGGCGACCTGCACCACCCGCACATGTCCTTTACCGAGGGCACCTATGACGGCCGCTATCTGTTCATGAACGACAAGGCCAACACCCGCGTCGCGCGCGTGCGCTGCGACGTGATGAAGTGCGACAAGATCATCGAGATCCCGAACGCCAAGGCGATCCACGGTCTGCGCCCGCAAAAATGGCCGCGCACCGACTATGTCTTCTGCAACGGCGAAGACGAAGTGCCGATGATCAACGACGGCCAGATCCTGGACGAGCCGGACAAGTACGTGAACTTCTACACCGCCATCAACGCCGACGAAATGACGGTGGCCTGGCAGGTGATGGTGACCGGCAACCTCGACAACACCGATTGCGACTATGAGGGCAAATACGCCTTCGCGACCTCGTACAACTCGGAAATGGGCATGACGCTGCCGGACATGACCGAGGCCGACATGGACCATGTCGTCGTCTTCAACATCAAGGAAATCGAGGCAGGCATCGCCGCGGGTGACTATCAAGA contains these protein-coding regions:
- a CDS encoding NosR/NirI family protein, coding for MTTLRSFLKTLTFLTVLVLFGLPAAAQSVLSNLLPDVQITEVVEGADSFGALHPDVPAVEVLGNGQRIGWAFITSDFVSTTGYSGKPIHTLVVVDDAAQVIGVELVKHSEPIVLIGIPDAKVKALVANYRGLDLVAEAETGGTAHALDIISGATVTIMVIDDSIIRAGLKVARQLGLGGLAVEAPDAGPRFEIDPEAEIADDWMTLEGDGTLRRLSLDVGQVNAAFAAMDDPRAGQRALTEAPETTFVEMQATLVSHPAIARVVLGQAEADNLANWLEEGDHAVAVFGRGLYSFKGSGYVRGGIFDRIVLIQDDVSVRFRDRMHKRINTIAAEGAPVFNESDLFKIPADSGFDPTQPFRIQLLVQREVGAIEKVFTTFDLGYQLPSQYLRAVAPPASAAVPDSVAEVTSQTEADAHQALWKRIWAGKTLEIGVLAVMLTVLTAVFFFQGFATRNARAFHWFRIGYLTVTLVFLGWYANAQLSVVNLMALFGSLVSGFSWQAFLLDPLTFILWFAVAAALLFWGRGAYCGWLCPFGALQELLNRVAKALHIPQWTLPWGLHERLWPLKYMIFLGLFGVSLTSIEQAERLAEVEPFKTAIILNFVRAWPFVAYAAALLIAGLFVERFFCRYLCPLGAALAIPARLRMFDWLKRYHECGNPCQSCAHECPVQSIHPTGEINPNECINCLHCQVLYQSETTCPVVIKKVRRRAKVGAAPDLSRDLSGHPNVTKSQ